One genomic segment of Bacteroidota bacterium includes these proteins:
- a CDS encoding methionyl-tRNA formyltransferase produces MMTCVFLGATTFSEAVLNSLISQKSTVVKAVFAVPKTFSISYSKAKVRNTNFADLKSIAKKLKVPYHEINGTQGHKLSDYEGLIKKINPDVILVMGWYYMIPASIRNLSKYGAWGIHASLLPDYAGGAPLVWAMINGENQTGVSLFKLSDGVDDGDIIAQKKIKISANDNIKTLYDKATHTSIEILNTSLKQGVKKIKITPQNLSKQKIYPQRSPADGKIDWTWSADNIRNFIRAQTKPYLNCMV; encoded by the coding sequence ATGATGACTTGCGTATTTTTAGGTGCAACTACATTCAGCGAAGCAGTATTAAATTCGCTAATTAGTCAGAAATCCACAGTTGTCAAAGCTGTTTTTGCAGTACCAAAGACTTTCTCAATTTCCTATAGTAAAGCTAAAGTCAGGAATACCAATTTCGCTGACCTCAAGTCAATAGCTAAAAAATTGAAGGTGCCTTACCACGAAATTAATGGGACACAGGGCCACAAACTATCTGATTACGAGGGGCTGATCAAAAAAATCAACCCAGATGTTATTTTGGTGATGGGATGGTATTATATGATCCCGGCAAGCATACGGAACTTGTCCAAATACGGCGCTTGGGGAATTCATGCATCATTGCTTCCAGATTATGCTGGGGGAGCACCCTTGGTTTGGGCGATGATAAACGGCGAAAATCAAACAGGTGTTTCGCTTTTTAAATTAAGTGATGGAGTAGATGATGGAGACATTATTGCACAGAAAAAAATAAAAATTAGTGCTAATGACAACATTAAAACGTTATATGATAAAGCTACACATACTTCGATAGAAATATTGAACACCAGTCTGAAGCAGGGAGTGAAAAAAATAAAAATCACCCCCCAGAATTTATCCAAGCAAAAAATTTATCCCCAACGATCACCTGCCGACGGAAAAATTGATTGGACATGGAGTGCAGATAATATTAGAAATTTCATCCGAGCGCAAACCAAACCCTATCTTAATTGCATGGTTTGA